One region of Catenuloplanes indicus genomic DNA includes:
- a CDS encoding EAL domain-containing protein yields MRQAPAVVPWRDPVLLGMAGLVLLATIGFYALAGHVDAQVQVFWLAQVPLDAALGWYAYRMFRVTSAPRRRFWGVVAFAGALFTVADSIQVALSAVDPDARTLNGSPVQSTMFALGLGGVVIAMLIHPQNTRTHKERLALWLDSATVLVAGAVLTWCFVIEPGAPVDASLITAIVAASVVMVSAFAAVKLILSGGRPMSKPAAWPMAVAGCIQGIGIMITPEPLTAESNPGLLVLRLLPSLLIATGPRIQELQTRHNPDVNTPRRRKPYSLLPYGMVALTFGILITVLPAGADHQLWGAVAGVAMITVLVAARQLITFHDNATLINRLDTTLGELRRHESRLREAASVDGLTQLANRTYFGEQVTETLRTTTDPGSVALLLIDLDDFKTINDTLGHPAGDALLVSVADRLRAAVREQDVVARLGGDEFAVLLRDAGPDDATQTAQRILTLLGRPVRVQDNDLIVRASIGLATADAEDDLDSLLRDADIAMYAAKDRGKSNWVAYTREMGVRIRDGAELAGQLREAIDEGQLHLVYQPVVRLGTGEIAGCEALVRWRHPVRGQVHPTDFIPIAESSGLIVPLGRFVLRESVRQAARWRKHDLRMNVNVAGRQLREPGFVNEVAAVLTTSHYPPELLTIEVTETAVLSDDEAIEALHGLRAIGVNLALDDFGTAASSLGLLLTCPMTTLKLDRSFVEGVTTVTRQAAVATAVAQMANALDLNAVAEGIETPEQARLLRGLGYEFGQGFLFSRPLTPADFEELLLNGVPGELIFS; encoded by the coding sequence GTGCGCCAGGCCCCCGCCGTCGTGCCGTGGCGCGACCCGGTCCTGCTCGGCATGGCCGGGCTCGTGTTGCTGGCGACCATCGGCTTCTACGCGCTGGCCGGGCACGTGGACGCGCAGGTGCAGGTCTTCTGGCTGGCCCAGGTGCCGTTGGACGCCGCGCTCGGCTGGTACGCGTACCGGATGTTCCGGGTCACGTCCGCGCCGCGCCGCCGGTTCTGGGGCGTGGTCGCGTTCGCCGGCGCGCTGTTCACCGTCGCGGACTCGATCCAGGTGGCGCTCAGCGCCGTCGACCCGGACGCGCGGACGCTCAACGGCAGCCCGGTGCAGAGCACGATGTTCGCGCTCGGACTGGGCGGCGTCGTGATCGCGATGCTGATCCACCCGCAGAACACGCGCACCCACAAGGAACGGCTGGCGCTGTGGCTGGACTCCGCGACCGTGCTGGTCGCGGGCGCGGTGCTGACCTGGTGCTTCGTGATCGAACCTGGTGCACCGGTGGACGCATCGCTGATCACCGCGATCGTGGCCGCCAGCGTGGTGATGGTCTCCGCGTTCGCGGCCGTGAAGCTGATCCTGAGTGGCGGCCGGCCGATGAGCAAGCCGGCCGCGTGGCCGATGGCGGTCGCGGGCTGCATCCAGGGCATCGGCATCATGATCACGCCGGAGCCGCTGACCGCGGAGAGCAACCCGGGCCTGCTGGTGCTGCGGCTGCTGCCGTCGCTGCTGATCGCGACCGGCCCGCGCATCCAGGAGTTGCAGACCCGGCACAACCCGGACGTGAACACGCCGCGTCGCCGCAAGCCCTACAGCCTGCTGCCGTACGGGATGGTCGCGCTGACGTTCGGCATCCTGATCACGGTGCTGCCGGCCGGCGCGGACCACCAGCTCTGGGGCGCGGTCGCCGGCGTCGCCATGATCACCGTGCTGGTCGCCGCGCGGCAGCTGATCACGTTCCACGACAACGCGACGCTGATCAACCGGCTGGACACCACGCTCGGCGAGCTGCGGCGGCACGAGTCCCGGCTGCGCGAGGCCGCGTCCGTGGACGGGCTGACCCAGCTGGCGAACCGCACGTACTTCGGCGAGCAGGTGACCGAGACGCTGCGGACCACGACCGATCCGGGCAGCGTGGCGCTGCTGCTGATCGACCTGGACGACTTCAAGACGATCAACGACACGCTCGGCCACCCGGCCGGCGACGCGCTGCTGGTCAGCGTGGCGGACCGGCTGCGCGCCGCGGTGCGCGAGCAGGACGTGGTGGCGCGGCTGGGCGGCGACGAGTTCGCGGTGCTGCTGCGCGACGCCGGCCCGGACGACGCCACGCAGACCGCGCAGCGCATCCTCACGCTGCTCGGCCGCCCGGTCCGGGTGCAGGACAACGACCTGATCGTGCGTGCCAGCATCGGCCTGGCCACCGCGGACGCCGAGGACGACCTGGACTCGCTGCTCCGCGACGCGGACATCGCGATGTACGCGGCGAAGGACCGCGGCAAGAGCAACTGGGTCGCGTACACCCGGGAGATGGGCGTGCGCATCCGGGACGGCGCGGAGCTGGCCGGCCAGCTCCGCGAGGCGATCGACGAGGGCCAGCTGCACCTGGTCTACCAGCCGGTGGTCCGGCTCGGGACCGGGGAGATCGCCGGCTGCGAGGCCCTGGTCCGCTGGCGGCACCCGGTCCGCGGCCAGGTGCACCCGACGGACTTCATCCCGATCGCGGAGTCGAGCGGCCTGATCGTGCCGCTCGGCCGGTTCGTGCTGCGCGAGTCGGTGCGGCAGGCCGCGCGCTGGCGGAAGCACGACCTGCGGATGAACGTGAACGTGGCCGGCCGCCAGCTGCGCGAGCCCGGCTTCGTGAACGAGGTCGCGGCCGTGCTGACCACCTCGCACTACCCGCCGGAACTGCTCACCATCGAGGTGACCGAGACCGCGGTGCTCTCCGACGACGAGGCGATCGAGGCGCTGCACGGGCTGCGCGCGATCGGCGTGAACCTGGCGCTGGACGACTTCGGCACCGCCGCGTCCTCGCTCGGGCTGCTGCTCACCTGCCCGATGACCACGCTCAAGCTGGACCGGTCGTTCGTCGAGGGCGTCACCACGGTCACCCGGCAGGCCGCGGTCGCCACCGCGGTCGCGCAGATGGCGAACGCGCTGGACCTGAACGCGGTCGCGGAGGGCATCGAGACACCGGAGCAGGCGCGGTTGCTGCGCGGCCTCGGCTACGAGTTCGGGCAGGGCTTCCTGTTCTCCCGCCCGCTCACTCCGGCCGACTTCGAGGAATTGCTGCTCAACGGCGTACCCGGGGAATTGATCTTTTCCTGA